The Falco cherrug isolate bFalChe1 chromosome 6, bFalChe1.pri, whole genome shotgun sequence genome window below encodes:
- the HEY2 gene encoding hairy/enhancer-of-split related with YRPW motif protein 2, with product MKRPCEETTSDSDMDETIDVGSENNYSGQSNSSVIRSNSPTTTSQIMARKKRRGIIEKRRRDRINNSLSELRRLVPTAFEKQGSAKLEKAEILQMTVDHLKMLQATGGKGYFDAHSLAMDFMSIGFRECLTEVARYLTSVEGLDTSDPLRVRLVSHLSTCASQREAAAMTSSMAHHHHPLHPHHWAAAFHHLPATLLQPNGLHASDAAPCRLSSDVPPHGSALLTATFAHADAALRVPSAGSVAPCVPPLSTSLLSLSATVHAAAAAATAAAQSFPLSFTSAFPMLPPSAAAAVAAATAITPPLAMSTTASPQQAGSGGSTKPYRPWGTEVGAF from the exons ATGAAGCGACCTTGCGAGGAAACTACCTCAGACAGCGACATGGACGAGACTATAGACGTGGGGAGTGAGAACAACTACTCGGG GCAAAGTAATAGTTCTGTTATTCGATCAAATTCCCCAACAACAACATCTCAGATTAtggccagaaagaaaagaagaggg ATAATAGAGAAAAGGCGCCGTGATCGTATAAATAACAGTTTATCAGAGCTGAGGCGGCTTGTGccaactgcttttgaaaaacaa GGATCCGCCAAATTAGAAAAAGCGGAAATACTGCAAATGACAGTAGATCATCTGAAGATGCTGCAGGCGACAGGAGGTAAAG GTTACTTTGACGCTCATTCCCTGGCCATGGATTTCATGAGCATTGGCTTCCGCGAGTGCTTGACAGAAGTCGCGAGGTacctgacttcagtggaaggtCTCGACACATCCGACCCCCTGCGTGTTAGACTCGTGTCTCACCTGAGCACCTGTGCCTCTCAGAGGGAAGCCGCCGCCATGACCTCCTCCATggcccaccaccaccaccccttgCACCCTCACCACTGGGCAGCTGCCTTCCACCACCTCCCGGCCACTTTGCTGCAGCCGAACGGACTCCATGCCTCTGACGCCGCCCCATGCAGACTCTCCTCAGACGTGCCGCCCcatggctctgccctgctcacGGCCACCTTCGCCCACGCCGATGCCGCCCTCAGAGTCCCCTCTGCTGGCAGTGTCGCTCCCTGTGTCCCTCCTCTTTCTACCTCCCTCTTGTCCCTCTCGGCTACTGTTCATGCCGCAGCTGCAGCAGCTACGGCCGCTGCCCAGagcttccccctctccttcaCCAGCGCCTTCCCCATGCTTCcccccagcgccgccgccgccgtggcTGCAGCGACGGCCATCACCCCTCCGTTGGCCATGTCAACCACCGCCAGCcctcagcaggctggcagcGGGGGCAGCACTAAACCCTACCGACCTTGGGGGACTGAAGTTGGAGCTTTTTAA